The Fulvia fulva chromosome 1, complete sequence region CAGAAGAGAATTGTACGAAACGGTACCCTCGACCATGTTAGTCGAAATGTACAGCTCGAATCATGGCATTACTTTCTCCTGTGTCGGATCCGTTTTGGTTAAGAAGAAAAGCCCATAAACACCCGCCATGCCCTCCGAAGTCAACCTGTTCTCAATGCTGTAGATGATGAGATGACTCGTTACGAGTCAATCTGTCGGCCTAACCTCAACGCTCGGTGCTTCTAGCACTTGAGGTTGAACTTGGGCTCGCGTGCAGCAGTCATGGCACCCCAGTGAGTCTGCGATTGGTTAGTGCGGGACGGACACAGTGCGAAGTACATGTGGACTTACCTCAACCTGAGCGACACCGTTGTCACCGATGGACTTTGGCTTCCAGGGCTCATCAAGGAGCTCAAAGTAGAAAGCATTGACACCCCAGTCAAGCAGACCGCAGAATGCCTCCTGGTAGAACTTCTTGGCATTCTCAGTACCAGCCTGCGCGGCCTCGTAGTCAGAGCCACCATCTGAAGGCCAGCCAGTCTCGCCGTTCCAGAACTCGATCTTGTCCAGGCTGCCGGAGACTTCCTGGATGTGGCCAAGAGCTTGCTGCATGTCGTCAAAGTACACGTCGATGGCATCGCGACCCGCAGCAGCACCTTGCCAGTAGGAGAAGCCGTTGGACAGGATGATGTCGACACCACCCTTGATGATAGCGTCACCAGTGCCATCCTTCCACCTGTTCCATGAGTCTGCTGTACCGCACTTCACATCTCCACCAAGCGCCTCTTTGACGTCGTTGATCTTGTCGAGCAGCTGCTCGCCAGTGAAGTTGCCACGGTACAGAGCCTCCGAGCCAACTGTTACAGCATAGACCTGGTCCTTGTATTGTGGCACGTACTTGACCAGCGCGTCCTTGTCCGCCTTGAAGCTCTCATCGGTATCTGGCCACACACCAAGAATGACCTTAACGCCTTGGGCCTTGGCTGCTGGGAGAATGTGTTGGGCGAAGTTGCAGTCGGAGGCAGCGTATCCTCGAACAACAGTAGCGCCGGAGTGGCTCTTCATCGCCTTGAAATCGTCCTCGTAGTCCTGCTGGAATTTGCAGGTACCATCGGTCTTCTTCGTGCCAAGGGAGAATCCCATTATGCCCTTCTCAGCAGCAAAAACCGCCGGCACTGCCACCAGGGCAGCCGCGAGAGCGTATGTCGTGCGCATTATGGATATGCCTCGTGAGGAATGTTCGGTATTATGGGTAGTAATGCAATGCTGGAGCTGTCGTGTGATGGTAGTAAATGTTTAGAAGGAGTGTCTGCACTGTTTGTGCGAGTAAGGATCGTGGTTTCCCTGCGAGTAGGGTCGTGGTGGTACAGATTGTGTGTGGTGATGTTGTTTCCTTCCCGCAGTCGAGTCGCCAGGCTTGCCCCAGTCAGGGGTAGCGTTCCAGATGCAGGTGCGCCGTTGCCGATCGGCGCGCACTCACGTGGCAGCCGAGCTCCGGTCGCGTTTGAACTTCATGTCTACTTTCACTTCTTGAGTATCCTCACGCACCCACCCATCACCATATCACTCGACGCGCAGTGCGGATGGCGAGGTCGGACATGGGAAGTGAGTATGGGCTATATGTTGGCTTCCAGCCCTAGGGATGGAACAACGATGACAAGAGCAATATTCAGGCACAGCGACTGCTGAACATCACATGATTTTGCGGGAGCTGCAGCGGGATCATAGTGTAGTACGGCACCTTACAAGACTGATAGTCCAGCACTGTGGTGATACGGTAGTATCGACTCTGTCAGCATGGAACGAGCTGATGCAACTGAAGCATCAAGTACTTGTCGCACATGAAGGTCACACAATGCTGTAGTCAGCTCGTGCCATGTTCTGTGAGCTAGAGGCATCACTCTGAAAATTTCTTCTCACTGCTTGGCAGAGCGTTTGTTCGCTTGTGGCACCCCCAAGCGATGCTTGAACGCAGCAACGGCTAGCCCCGCCACTTCGTCGAGGTCTTCTCTTTTCTCCAACAGCAGGAGCGACGCACGGCTCCAACAACACATTACTCACTCGCGTCGGTCGCCACCATGCCAGAACGCAAAGCCATACCGCCTCACCTCCAACGCAAGCTCAATGGCTCTGCCGCGTCCGCCACATCATCAGCGCCACCAGCATCACCGGCGTCCGCTAACGACGAGCACGCACTTGTGTTAAGCATCGCTAACATTGAGGAGAGGTCACCGACACCCATCACCACCGTCTCGTCGGTTTCCGCCGGCCTTCAGGTAAGCATTATTATTCCACCGGCGCAGACCATGCTCACATTATGTCACAGAACAACTTCACGCCTACGGAAATGATCCAGCACGATCTGATCAACAGACTACGCCTCCAAGTTGAGCACCTCTCCGTCAAGTGTGATGCTCTAAAAGAGGAGAACGCGCAACTGAAGCAGGCGGTGGAGGAGCTGGAGCTTCACGCGAACGGCGAACCGATGGGAGACCACCAGCCACGGAATCTCGTTGGGTATGAGTCATCCGATGATGGCAATCCTCAAGAGGCCGAGACCAAAGGCAATCTCTCCGAGGAGATCGGCAACCAAATTGCGGTCATTCTCAACAGACACGAGGATAGACTCGCCAGTCTGGAGGCTCGGTTCATCGAGAAGATGGCCCCCACTCAAGGTACTGTCGACGATACCAAGATCCCGATGGCGAACGGCACTTTCCCAGGTCTCCTGCCGGGTGGCGATGGCTCATTGGCAAAGAATGTGAGCGACTTGGAGCAGACTGTTGAGTCGGGTCAACACCAGGTCAACGTGCACCATCTCGCACTtcaagatcttcaagattGGCGCAACCAGATCGAGAACCAAGAATTCAAGGCTTCAGATAAGTCTACAGACGCCCCAGCACTGCAGTATGATGCAGTAAGTCGCATGTCTGCAAGTCAAGACCGACCGTATGGCTGACATGTTCCAGGACTTCCAGGCCAGAAGTGAACGCAGACTCGAGCAGGAAGGCCGCATCGACAACGCGTACACCCGTGAGGAGCTTCTTCAGCACTATGTGGAGCTTTGCCAACTCATCACTCACTACCATGACGATGGCAACTTCAGAGGCACCGAAGATGAGCTCTGGGCTCTGCGCGAGCGTGTGGTCATGAATCTCGCCACGTTCGATGCTCGTGAGAAGGCGCTGGAGGAGGCGCGGAAGTGGATGGAGTACAATGCATAGGCAGCTCATGATCGAGAGGATAAGATCATAAGTCGTAGCCAAAATGGAGGCTCGCACGTGCCAGCCATAGATTAGAGCCGCGGCAGAGACACATGTAGTGGCATGTAGCCACGTGCAACTTTTAGACCATTCACTTCTCGTCTCAATCGCAATGAGCTATACACATGCCACTTCTGATACTCTCGCGAGGAGGTACGTCATCCTTGCCGATTTGCATGTGATCTAAAGCCAGCCCACTACTTGAAAGCAATTCTTCTCACAACTCACTCTCTTCTCTCTGCAAGTCGACCTCGCACCGATCTCTTGTGTTCGCACAGTCTTTTTCCAACCACCACACAACACCACAACAAATACAGCATCGCATAACGTGGTATGATCCATCCGCCTCGAGTTCCGAGTGCGCATACTGACCAACCTCGCAGACGTGGCCAGACGACATGTTTCCACCGACATATCCTCACTCCGCGAACTCGAACACCAAGCCGCCACTTCGAGTGCCAATCCTATCGCCACGGGTGAAGATGCCAGGAGACATCTATCGCGACCACTACACCTACGACCGTCCACTACCACCAGTATCGGCTACACCGTTTCCGCCAGCAACATACGGAGCCCCCTTACCACCACAACACCCACTCGACTCCAACGTTCCACGCCACAAGCCACAGTCATACGCCGGCTTCGGCTTTCCGCCAAGCGTTGACTCGTTCCGCAACCTGGGCCCCACTCCGTCGACTCAGACTTGGGATGGTGAGAACAAGCAGAGTAGCTCCTGCGGAGACATGTTCACGGCCTTCGGAGGCGGCTTCAGAGAAGAGGCTGTGTCAGCCAACGCTTCACGTTCGTCGAAGAAGTGGATTGCACCATCTCTGGATCGTCGAGATGTGAAGGAGAGCGATGACTCGAGGAGCCCGCTGGCGAGCGAGGTACCGCTTCCCCTGTCGGCATTCGAGTTCCATGAGCTTCGCAAGAAGGCTTTGGATGCACAGCTTGCAAGCCTGTGCAAAGCCAGTCCGACAATGCAGTCTGCGGAGGCATATACGTTGAGCTCGTTGAAGTGGAACGCACCACCTCAAAGTCACTGGGCTGGAAAGGAGGGCAACGACACCAAGTCTCCAGGACCGAGTAAGGCGTCTTTTCCCGCCGGCGCATACCAGAGTCGCCCGTTTGGTACCCAGGCTCGGAAGGAATATCTCACAGGCATTCCCATCGACGGTCCGACAGAGCAGCCCGCGGTAATTTCCCCACCAGGCTGGAATAGCGTCCACTCCGATGTCTGCTGGGGAATTGATGCATACTTGATAGGTTCTAAGCAGAGCCGTGAGTCCGACCGCGATACAAGTGGTGTGCCAAGTATTCTTCCGTTCGGACCCGCCGACTGGAACATCATCCCAAAAGCCGCTGCTCCCGGCCAGAAACCAAGTTATGATCCAAACTGGGGATTCACCTTCTCACCGTTCCAGCCACGCACTCCAGGCCGCTTTGGCTTCATCGACGAGGGTTTCAAGAGCCAAGTCGAGGACGAGAGCAGCACGGCGGGCCGCAGCGATGGATGGGGCGCTACCCGCGAGTTCAAGAAGACCAATACCGGCCGTGGCTCACGAGCACCGTCTGCAGTAGCATCTCATCCGTGCGAGTGCTCTGATCCCTGGGGCAAGGCATGCGAGGACTGCGATCAATGCCAGGAGCACTGCAGCTGCGAGCATGAAGCCGAGACTGAAGGTGACGGCTTTGGTGCTGGTAGCGAGGTCAGCATCATTGACACTGATAAGTCTGACAGCAATTGGGGCGCGACTAAGAAGGCTGGCAAGTCTGATGCTGGCTGGGGTGGCAAGAGCGATGTCGACACCAATGCTGAAGACGAGAGCAATCGAGACAGCAGCATGACCATCAAAGACGAAGCACGATTCTCCTCCCTCGAAGCCCGTGTCGCCGCCCTCGAGCTCAACACAAAGCCCGCTGAAACCACCGCCGACAAGACTATCCCTCATCTCGAGAGACTCGGTACTACAATCCTCGAGCTTCGTCCTCTTCACCCAAGCTACACGAACTTGACGACCGCTTTCCTCGCCACGACCGATACCCTTCAGAGTTCCGGCACCATCGCATTGAGTCCCGCCCTCCTCGATATCATTGCGAAGATGAAAGTTCCGCACTATGACTTCCATGACTTCCGCGAGGAGAACGACGAGGTGATCTCCACGGGAGCCAAGCAAGCTTCCAAGTCATCATCTGGTGGCGCCAGTGTCCGAACCGCTCATCAGGACAGATTCAGATTCAACTTCAACGACTTTCGCGAAGAGGATGACGAGGTCTGTCTTCGTGCAGCAGATCCAAGCAAAAAGCCTCATTCAGGCGCAGGAGCCACTGGCAGAGCAGGTGCCCAGAACTACCTCGACATCACCGACCTTTGTGTGGGAAGCGGAGGAATCGCTCGACCAGCGGCCCTTCCAACCATTACGCCTCAGTCCGGCAAGGCAGCCGCCGCAAACCCAAGCGCCATCCACTACTTCGACTTCTTCGACTTCAAGGAGGAGAGTCACAAGAACGCTTCCGCGGAAGCTCCCTCAATGCCCGAGCCTCCTGAGAGCCGCTTCAACTTCAAGGACTCCCGCGAGGAGGACGACGAATTTGATGGTCGGGAAGCCAGCTCAGCGGCGAAGCCAAAACCCCAAGAGGGAGGACGTAGTCGTGGTCGTCCTCGTGGCTGGATTAAGCAACAGGATGGCAAGGTGAAGGTGTGCGGTGTCTGTGGCTTCGGCGGTCATTACTCCGGGGACTGCCAGTGGTTTTATCCTGGATGGTAGAGTGAGACATGGCCAAGGTCAGATGCATAGTACTGCCGCAGAGGCAGGCGGTGGCAATGCATGGGCTGACTGGCACACAGACTAAGGGGGGTTCTTGACTTGCGAAAAGTGGAAGCGCTCTGATACGCTGCGCTTGGGTATCAGCACCAAGGAAAAGTCTTTGTGTACATTAGATCTTCTCCAGCAAAATGCGCGCTCCAGCATTTCCCTTGGGTTTCTTGTCCTTCTTCCCACCTTCCGCCTTTGCACTCTTCTCACCCTCCGCCGCCTTCTTCAACTGCTTCTTCGCATCCTCCAACGTCGCCTTAACCTCATTCTTGACCTTGTCCGGCACATCCTCACTCTCCAACAATGACACCACCACGAAGCTCGAATCACAGCACGCCCACTCCACTAATTTGTCCTTGATGACTGGGTACAGCACCTCTCCGAACCCAAGTCGCGGCTCCACCAGCACCACCTTCTTCGTCTTCGGATCGAAAGACCCTCCAGAAACCAGCGTCCTCAACATCCTTCCTGTAGCAGGATCTTTCGCAACATGCCCTTCCTCGTTAGGATCACCCGCCGCTAACGCAGCAACCGCCTTCTTCGCCGCATCTCGTTGCGTGTTATCCTTATCATGACATTCCAGCAGAATCTCCGTCACAGCCTGGCTCGCAAATGACGAAGTCACCAAACTCTGTGCCCGCTCGGCGATGAATTCAAGCAGTGGCGCGGAGATATGGGCGATCAACTCTTGTCTCCTGACCTCTGGCGCTTTCTTTGACGTTGTCTCCCGAATCTTGTGAATCTCACCGGTGAACTCTTTCTCAGCATCGTTGACGAGCCATTTCGCGGGTCCGGCTAGTGGGTAGAGGATGGGGAGGCGGGAGTTGAGGTTCGTCATCATGTCGGAGAGGCGGTCGAAACGTTGGGTGGTGTCTTCCATTTTCAGGCCGAGGAGGTCTTGCAGGATGGAAGTGGAGGTCATCTTTGTGTCGTCGGGCAGGTCGAGACCGGCGACGAGGACCATTTTGGCGTATTGGTCGTAGGCCATGGTCTCGACGTGGTCTTTGAAGCATTTAAGGATGACTTTGCGGTCTTTGGCTGAACCGTATGCGAGAGCGTAGCAGACGAGCTTGCAGCCGTTCTTGGTGAAGGACAAGTTGCGGTACAGATCGCCGCCTCCACCTTCTGACTCGGCGTCGATGTCGCCCTTGAGCATCTCGAGGAAGTCAGAGTGGTCTTCAGTGCCAGGTTCGAGTGCGAGGAAGTACTGCAGCATGGCGTCGTGCAGCATGGTGAAGCCCGTCTTCTGCTTTTGGATGAGGTTGTCGATCATCTGCTTCAGGTATCCCAGGATGGGTTTGCGCTTTTCGGGGGTCTCTTCTAGGATCATGCGCAAGTCTGAAGTCGTCTGCTCGTCTGAGGCGTTGGGTCTCGACTGCCCGAAAAGTGCGAACTCTGTGCCGTACCACTCTCTCAACAGCATGTCCTTCTGCTTTGGTGTAGCCACTTGGCGGTAGATGTCGTCCATGATCCAGCTGGCTTCGGGATGGTTTATGAACCTCTTGACGTGTCCGTAGAACTGTGGGATGATCAAGTCCTTGTCCTCGCGATCTCCTTCGACGACCATCTTGCCGACCAAGTGCTTGCCATACTTGCTGGCGGCCAACTCGCGCACGTCATTTTGTAGCTCTCTGACAATCGTCTTCAGCTGTTCTGGACGGGCATATTTGATGGCGCACTGAATCACACGAACACTGTCGTGCTTGAAGACGAAGTCCCGCACTCTGCCCTCAACGATGCTGAACAGTTCTGCGACCAGCTCTTTCCTCTCGTCCTTGGGCACATGTGACTTTCGGCGCAGTCTCTCCCATAGTTGTTTCGCTCGTTGAATGATGTCGGCGTGTGGCTTCGCTGCCTTTCGTTCCTTTGCGACTCGTCGTTGCTCTGCGTGCGCCTCTGCTGATGTCTTCCCTCCTTCTAGCTTGAACTTCTTGGGCTCTTCTGACTGGACGCCGTTTGAAGGTAGCGTTACACCGCCGTCGTTGTCTGACAGACCCTCGAAATCCTCATCGTTGTCCATTGCAGCTTGTTCGAGGTGGGATCGCTTTTTCTCTGCTCTGGCGAGCTTGGGGTCGTACGTCTTCTGCTTCTTGTCGCTTTTGCGTGCGTCCGACGGCGCTTCCTTGCGCTTGAGTCCGTTGGCTTTCGACATGGTTGTTGGGCAGGATTATGGTACAATGCGATGCAGTTCAAGACTTCAAGTCGAGTAAAGGGAATGTTGAACGCTCTTTCCTCGACTTGAAGTCTTGAACTTTTTCGCGCGCAGGACCCTGGTTCAGATCGCCGACGGCCCGAACTCCGGTTGCCTACGGACGACCGTTAGAGATTTCTATATAACAACTCGAAATAGAAACAGCGGCGCCGGATCTACTCCGGCACTTTGCCTTATCTATGATGCGCGAGGCTCTACGATACCTTAAGTTACGTAATAATACATCCCTAATAAAGTATAGTTATTATATTTTAACGTAAAgtactagtaagctaggaatactagtaagctaggaattTTGTCTTAGTACGACTAACTTCTTGATTATCGTACTATGTCTTAACAACACAATATACAATCGTCTAATAAAGAAGGTAGAATTGCTCTTACCCTCTCTACCTATCGTTAAGGCTAATTTCTAAGTCTCCTACgcgtagctatagtatattACGTACCTTATTTAACGCTAACTAGCCGGTACTACGGAATCACTCCTCGCGTCGATACTCGCCCTATCTAGTACAAACTTACGTTAACTAAAGAACAGACGATTATCTTATATATCCTCGACCTCGATTCGTAAGGATTTACGCCTATCCGTAGCGAGGTAGTAGATATAGCGGACAAGCTACTTAGTAAACGCGACGCGGATCCGGTAGGTAAGAACTAGGCAGAGAGATTCGTTTCGCGCTCTACCGAGCTTAAAACGGCCTTTAACTAAGTAAAGGACCGTTAGAGAATACTCTAGGAAGATCTAGAAGTTATAAGCGCCTAGTTTAAGCTTATATAAGAGACGATTACTAAGTATAGCGTATATAACGAGGATATCTATAATCTCGATAAGACGGGCTTTTAAATAGacgtaattagctctataaAAGTCGTTACTAGCTTAGAACGACGCTCTCGCCCTACGGCTACTTAGCCTAGTAATAGAGAGTAAGTTATAGTTATTTAGAGTTTCTATACCGCTAGCTACTCGACCCCGCTCTTTATTATCTATAAAGGGCGCGTCTACATTTTAGTATAGTACGAAGaggtagatataccgcgGAATTAGAAGCTTATAGTCTCCGAGAATAGATAGATAAATAACGTGCTTAGTCTCGAGTAGTTAAAGCACTTTAACGCGTATATAGAGGCGCGTtctataggtagctataggtTACTTATTTTAGACGGCTATAAGAGCTATTTAAACTAGGGTTTTaaggactactatctagACTATAATATCCTTACGCTCTATATACCGGCATATTCgttatatatcctatagcctcttaATATAGTTTGTTTTGCGCCGTTAAAGCTAAAGTACTTATAACGCGTACGGGACTTAGCGCGTTAGCGCGTATCCTATATTAATAAAGAAACCTTCTTTCCGGCGTTTAAAGACGCGTTTTTAGACGTATTTACCGCGTtaaactataagaaggcctTTGAGGCTATAGGTTTAGTTCCTATTAACGCGTAAGTAGTACTTAATCGCCTTAATATACGCCTACGAACCCCGCTAGGGCTACCCCCGCCTTAGACGACATTATAGTAGTCTTAAACTCCGAGTAATTTAAAGGAGTTTACGTCGTAATCTAAGCTTATTATTATAGTgtccctatagagtatatagaaggtagggacagaagagccttagagtacttagaagttgttaagaagtaacagtctagcttagtatataagcgctaagaattatatgccccgtaacatttactacgggacctagccctctaaatctacccctctactaaaccttaatagattcacttcggctcgtaactatataacttacggcactcccgcgagcacccccgactacgctagaccctagaagaagtacgtagaagactcggaacgtagggcaggttagaataaggttttgagtaaagctactaagcgcggctttatacgggttagccctattaatacggggacacgtactcgcgagggtcgcgtataaatatctagccttccctaggcctctcttactttcatcgtctttcgttttgtatagtaattatactatacccttttatatctacacttcgtacctatattctcgcttttacccttatatcttataggctaggctctcgccctaatattataaaagactaacaaaccgttaactactcgagttatccttataggtaaccacgctaccgatagaggtgttaacctcgacaactaagacactctattccactttagtaagtagactaatatccccttctcgaacgccgctaccttcggtacctaggtaaacgctaactccgacaccgcctacgctcttattaaccgtaccgtctcctctttccgcaagaccgcctagtaggtcgagtAAGTAAACAACTAAGCAatatacctttaaggtattataaacaccttctagaacctcgccccgtacgccgacgataaccgccgctagtacttctctaagaaggttaacgacctagacgagttcgacggtaataagagcaagtttaaggcatttaagacatagctcactattaagctattagctaataccgaccactttccgtaagagaaggacaaagttacgtacgtcttctccctccttcggggagacgccgcggcttaggtataatactatatcgataacgctacgtagactatcggctacccggacgtccttaccttaatataggacctccgtgctgcctttagtgatctagaccgtagagctaccgcctagaacgctatctataatctcctctagaagaataagagcttcgccgagtacctcgcggcctttaaccgcgacatcgggttcaccggctataacgaagagactaagaagagcactctccgccgtagtttattagtagagcttcttcgagccctcgaggacaaggacgtcggtactataagcttccgtaagctcgtcgagacctactagcgcctcgactctaatataaaacacaccgcctctctcctcgcttcccgttcttaaggtcgttagcctcgtagtcccggaagctacttcgctact contains the following coding sequences:
- a CDS encoding Glucan 1,3-beta-glucosidase, which produces MRTTYALAAALVAVPAVFAAEKGIMGFSLGTKKTDGTCKFQQDYEDDFKAMKSHSGATVVRGYAASDCNFAQHILPAAKAQGVKVILGVWPDTDESFKADKDALVKYVPQYKDQVYAVTVGSEALYRGNFTGEQLLDKINDVKEALGGDVKCGTADSWNRWKDGTGDAIIKGGVDIILSNGFSYWQGAAAGRDAIDVYFDDMQQALGHIQEVSGSLDKIEFWNGETGWPSDGGSDYEAAQAGTENAKKFYQEAFCGLLDWGVNAFYFELLDEPWKPKSIGDNGVAQVETHWGAMTAAREPKFNLKC
- a CDS encoding Pumilio y domain family member 6: MSKANGLKRKEAPSDARKSDKKQKTYDPKLARAEKKRSHLEQAAMDNDEDFEGLSDNDGGVTLPSNGVQSEEPKKFKLEGGKTSAEAHAEQRRVAKERKAAKPHADIIQRAKQLWERLRRKSHVPKDERKELVAELFSIVEGRVRDFVFKHDSVRVIQCAIKYARPEQLKTIVRELQNDVRELAASKYGKHLVGKMVVEGDREDKDLIIPQFYGHVKRFINHPEASWIMDDIYRQVATPKQKDMLLREWYGTEFALFGQSRPNASDEQTTSDLRMILEETPEKRKPILGYLKQMIDNLIQKQKTGFTMLHDAMLQYFLALEPGTEDHSDFLEMLKGDIDAESEGGGGDLYRNLSFTKNGCKLVCYALAYGSAKDRKVILKCFKDHVETMAYDQYAKMVLVAGLDLPDDTKMTSTSILQDLLGLKMEDTTQRFDRLSDMMTNLNSRLPILYPLAGPAKWLVNDAEKEFTGEIHKIRETTSKKAPEVRRQELIAHISAPLLEFIAERAQSLVTSSFASQAVTEILLECHDKDNTQRDAAKKAVAALAAGDPNEEGHVAKDPATGRMLRTLVSGGSFDPKTKKVVLVEPRLGFGEVLYPVIKDKLVEWACCDSSFVVVSLLESEDVPDKVKNEVKATLEDAKKQLKKAAEGEKSAKAEGGKKDKKPKGNAGARILLEKI